In Topomyia yanbarensis strain Yona2022 chromosome 2, ASM3024719v1, whole genome shotgun sequence, one DNA window encodes the following:
- the LOC131680510 gene encoding uncharacterized protein LOC131680510 gives MDELKELKKQEKQLHGSIKALARFVERFQRDRQENQIDVRLETLENAMRKFYTVRRKIELVIEEEDEKPEVKGSVEDRALRMEALAVKREDEFDEAIRVVEEQYYEIKSALIALRPKKVDPIRQPNAVDNAITDQPVSRVKLPDIKLPSFNGKIKDWTSFRDTFRSEAFQEINSVDLSADNYEVAWKVLEKRYENKKLIVKAHLDALFAIEPMRKENCESLNHLISEFDKNLLMLQKIGEQTDNWSTILAHMMYTRLDSMTLRQWESHHNSKDVPKYESLMEFLRDQCSVLQSIAPNKSNDGEGRRPRLSLTHTSLQYQRRCLFCGESFHLPFKCNKLQGMSIAQRVEEVNKKRLCRNCLTVGHFAEGCTRGCCNRCGKRHHTMLHFESSAYVVRQSKPSHPQANPPSVPQPPVRTQATNQQQQNHSRSKSQNQTQTSLTQPDAQAQPTTSYPVIQSRSQHTHPQPPTQQNTVALKAVELPRSNFEPTVRQVLMSTAIVRVIDQRGNTAFARTLLDSCSEFCYMTSSFTKKLKCRETPDFLKVQGIGNSSIMSTKFVEANVQPRSPSVSSYEAKMQFHVLPRISPTLPLKPVQADLLKFPAQLLLADPRFWEPGPIDMIIGAEFYFDLLLQGKQKVSEDGPTLQEKVFGWVVSGKVPNRSNSIPTTTSYVSSTIDLQEMIAKFWELETCHVNRTHSVEETACEDLFNKTTFRDQNGKFVVTLPRKEHVIERLGDSRNIAMKRFIGLEKRFSINSALKAMYKEFIHEYILMGHMKEVNAEQRCTDPVYYMPHHAVLRPDSTTTKLRVVFDASCRTSTGVSLNDALMVGPVVQDDLMSTILRFRRHRIAVIADVAKMYRMVQVQEVDKHLQRILWRDTPEEPIKTFELQTVTYGTASAPYLATRCLKKLGEDSVLTHPIAARVVQEDFYVDDMLSGADSTSEAKMLVTEVMQLTDSAGFILRKWNYSASVKPSKASMR, from the exons ATGGATGAGCTCAAGGAGCTGAAGAAGCAAGAAAAGCAGTTGCATGGATCCATCAAGGCTTTGGCGCGTTTCGTCGAAAGATTCCAGAGGGATAGGCAGGAAAACCAAATCGATGTTCGGCTGGAGACTCTGGAGAACGCTATGCGTAAATTCTACACCGTTCGCCGAAAAATAGAACTGGTCATCGAGGAGGAGGATGAAAAACCCGAAGTGAAAGGTTCCGTCGAGGACCGAGCGCTGCGAATGGAGGCGCTAGCAGTGAAACGTGAAGACGAGTTCGATGAAGCTATACGTGTTGTTGAGGAGCAATATTACGAAATAAAGTCAGCTTTGATTGCATTGCGTCCGAAGAAAGTCGATCCTATTAGGCAGCCAAATGCAGTTGATAATGCAATTACTGATCAGCCAGTTTCCCGAGTAAAACTCCCAGACATCAAGCTTCCGTCATTCAATGGGAAAATCAAGGATTGGACAAGCTTTCGCGATACTTTTCGCA GCGAAGCATTCCAGGAGATAAACTCGGTTGACCTGTCGGCCGATAACTATGAGGTGGCCTGGAAGGTGCTGGAGAAAAGGTACGAGAACAAGAAACTGATCGTCAAGGCCCATCTGGATGCGCTTTTTGCTATTGAACCGATGAGGAAAGAAAACTGCGAGTCACTAAATCATCTGATCAGTGAATTTGACAAGAATCTGCTTATGTTACAGAAAATTGGAGAGCAAACAGATAATTGGTCGACTATTCTCGCACATATGATGTACACTCGTTTGGATTCGATGACTCTTCGACAGTGGGAGTCACACCATAACTCCAAGGACGTTCCCAAGTATGAGAGTTTGATGGAGTTCCTGAGGGACCAATGCTCGGTTCTTCAGTCTATTGCTCCTAATAAATCCAACGACGGTGAAGGAAGACGACCAAGGTTATCCCTCACGCATACTTCGTTGCAATATCAACGCCGGTGCTTATTTTGTGGTGAATCGTTCCATTTACCTTTCAAGTGCAACAAACTACAAGGAATGTCCATAGCTCAACGTGTTGAAGAGGTCAACAAAAAGCGTCTGTGTAGAAACTGCTTGACGGTGGGTCATTTCGCTGAAGGCTGTACTAGAGGCTGTTGCAACCGCTGTGGTAAACGACATCATACTATGCTTCATTTCGAGAGTTCAGCATATGTTGTTCGCCAGTCTAAGCCCTCCCATCCACAAGCTAATCCTCCCTCCGTCCCACAGCCGCCTGTTCGGACACAAGCAACaaaccaacaacaacaaaaccACAGCCGCTCGAAATCGCAAAACCAGACACAAACATCACTCACTCAGCCAGACGCACAAGCACAACCAACAACTTCATACCCCGTGATCCAATCTCGCTCACAACACACTCACCCACAACCCCCCACACAACAAAACACAGTCGCCCTTAAAGCAGTGGAACTCCCACGCTCCAATTTTGAACCAACAGTTCGTCAAGTGCTGATGTCAACAGCAATCGTTCGAGTCATAGATCAGCGGGGAAATACTGCGTTCGCCAGAACACTGCTGGATTCATGTTCGGAGTTTTGTTACATGACCAGCAGCTTTACCAAGAAGTTAAAGTGCCGCGAAACTCCTGATTTTCTGAAGGTACAAGGAATTGGTAACAGCAGCATAATGTCGACCAAGTTTGTGGAGGCTAACGTTCAACCAAGAAGCCCGTCTGTATCGTCGTATGAAGCAAAAATGCAGTTCCACGTGTTGCCGAGAATCTCACCAACACTTCCGCTCAAGCCAGTTCAGGCCGATCTGCTGAAGTTTCCTGCGCAGCTGTTGTTGGCGGATCCAAGATTCTGGGAGCCCGGTCCGATCGATATGATAATTGGAGCGGAATTCTACTTCGACCTACTGTTGCAAGGAAAGCAGAAAGTGTCTGAAGATGGTCCAACGTTACAAGAGAAAGTATTCGGTTGGGTAGTGTCTGGGAAGGTTCCAAATCGGTCAAATAGTATACCCACAACGACAAGCTACGTCAGCTCAACTATTGACCTACAGGAGATGATCGCAAAGTTTTGGGAACTGGAGACATGCCATGTGAATAGAACTCACTCTGTTGAGGAGACAGCTTGCGAAGATCTGTTCAACAAAACGACGTTTCGCGATCAAAATGGCAAGTTCGTGGTGACTCTCCCCAGGAAAGAACATGTAATCGAACGGTTGGGAGATTCCCGCAATATCGCTATGAAACGGTTCATCGGACTGGAGAAGCGTTTCAGTATCAACTCGGCTCTGAAGGCGATGTACAAAGAATTCATCCACGAGTACATCCTGATGGGCCACATGAAAGAGGTAAATGCGGAGCAAAGGTGCACCGATCCTGTGTATTATATGCCGCACCATGCAGTATTGCGACCCGACAGTACAACTACCAAGCTGCGAGTTGTTTTTGACGCATCGTGCCGCACTTCGACTGGAGTCTCACTTAATGATGCACTGATGGTGGGACCAGTTGTCCAGGACGATCTGATGAGCACTATTCTACGATTCCGTCGTCATCGCATCGCAGTCATTGCTGACGTTGCTAAAATGTATAGGATGGTTCAGGTCCAAGAGGTAGACAAGCATCTGCAACGCATCCTTTGGAGAGACACGCCGGAAGAACCGATCAAAACTTTCGAACTGCAAACCGTCACCTACGGCACCGCCAGTGCACCATATCTAGCTACGAGATGTTTAAAGAAGCTTGGAGAAGACAGTGTATTGACACATCCGATCGCAGCTCGAGTTGTACAGGAGGATTTTTATGTCGACGATATGTTGTCGGGAGCCGACAGCACTTCCGAAGCAAAAATGTTGGTGACTGAGGTCATGCAGCTAACCGACTCGGCTGGATTCATTTTAAGGAAGTGGAACTACAGCGCTTCTGTCAAACCTTCCAAGGCATCTATGCGATGA
- the LOC131680511 gene encoding uncharacterized protein LOC131680511 has protein sequence MIVKHWLESSPSHWQVFVANRVSEIQHLTKDGVWGHVAGIENPADLISRGMSPAQLQYQMLWFEGPIWLSQEQGFWRRSEEVLTEKFDSSLLEELRLVAYLLRFKHNAQCSNKQSRRIGFLSLQEQEDATLNLVRLSQQESFSAELQDLAKQGHVRDSSSIISLNPQLIDGVMRVGGRLAKPFMSQERKHPYILHHSHPLATMIVRYYHQRLFHAGQQLLISSVRGKFWPVHIHSLARKVIHDCIPCFRNKPKISEQIMADLPSARVNPAPPFLKVGVDYCGPFQISYPNRRARPVKCYVAIFVCLVVKAVHLELVSDLTTQAFLAALKRFAARRGRPQLIMCDNATTFVGAKRELTELHRLFHSQQFQETIVKHTSDDGIEFRFIPPRTPNFGGLWEAQVKSFKSHFRKTIGIKVLNVDEMTTALTQIEAVLNSRPLMPVSSDPTDYEALTPGHFLVQRPLTAIPEPDLQEVPSNRLTIWQRAQCLTQQIWKKWSTQYLSDLHNRTKWTKERNNISIGSMVLLKEENAPPLKWHLERVFYETNRQRSIQHCTQQHINIPIITKQHNQASSSSITMRTSVVLRITVRTRYKIGIIEQQYSVSI, from the exons ATGATAGTAAAGCATTGGTTGGAATCGTCACCTTCTCACTGGCAGGTCTTCGTAGCGAATCGGGTATCGGAGATCCAGCACCTTACCAAAGATGGAGTATGGGGTCACGTAGCAGGGATCGAGAATCCTGCTGACCTGATATCTCGTGGAATGTCACCGGCTCAGCTCCAGTATCAAATGCTCTGGTTTGAAGGTCCGATTTGGTTATCTCAAGAACAAGGTTTCTGGCGACGTTCAGAAGAGGTACTCACGGAGAAGTTTGATTCATCGTTGTTAGAAGAAC TAAGGCTCGTAGCGTACCTTCTTCGGTTCAAGCACAACGCGCAGTGCAGCAATAAACAGTCCAGGAGAATTGGATTCCTTTCCCTCCAGGAACAGGAGGACGCTACGTTAAATTTGGTTCGTTTATCCCAGCAAGAAAGCTTCTCAGCAGAATTGCAAGATCTTGCGAAGCAAGGTCACGTGAGAGATTCGTCTTCAATAATATCACTCAACCCTCAACTAATCGACGGCGTGATGCGCGTCGGCGGCCGGCTTGCTAAGCCATTCATGTCACAAGAGCGAAAACACCCGTACATCCTACACCACAGCCATCCGCTAGCAACGATGATCGTCAGGTACTACCACCAAAGGCTGTTTCATGCGGGACAGCAATTACTCATCTCGTCAGTGCGGGGCAAGTTCTGGCCAGTTCACATACACAGTTTGGCGAGGAAGGTGATTCACGACTGCATTCCGTGTTTCAGAAACAAACCAAAAATCTCTGAGCAAATTATGGCAGACCTTCCTTCGGCAAGAGTCAACCCCGCGCCACCGTTCCTGAAGGTCGGAGTAGACTACTGCGGTCCTTTCCAGATTAGTTATCCAAATCGACGAGCGCGTCCTGTAAAATGCTATGTGGCGATATTTGTTTGCCTAGTCGTGAAGGCTGTCCATTTGGAGTTGGTTTCGGACCTAACAACGCAAGCGTTTCTAGCGGCACTGAAACGTTTCGCTGCTCGGCGCGGCAGGCCTCAACTGATAATGTGTGACAATGCAACAACATTTGTCGGAGCTAAACGTGAGCTCACAGAGCTGCATCGACTCTTCCACAGTCAACAATTCCAGGAAACTATAGTCAAGCACACGAGCGATGACGGCATCGAGTTTCGTTTCATCCCCCCACGCACACCAAACTTCGGCGGCCTGTGGGAAGCGCAGGTCAAAAGTTTCAAGAGTCATTTTCGGAAAACAATCGGAATCAAAGTGCTAAACGTAGATGAAATGACTACTGCATTGACGCAGATAGAAGCGGTTTTGAACTCCCGACCACTCATGCCGGTCAGTAGTGACCCCACCGATTATGAAGCATTGACGCCTGGTCACTTCCTGGTGCAGCGTCCACTAACAGCTATCCCAGAGCCAGATTTGCAGGAAGTACCAAGCAACCGCTTGACCATATGGCAGAGAGCCCAATGTTTAACACAGCAGATTTGGAAGAAGTGGTCTACGCAGTATCTCTCTGATCTACACAACCGCACAAAGTGGACCAAAGAACGAAATAATATCTCAATTGGTTCGATGGTCCTACTTAAAGAAGAAAACGCACCCCCTCTGAAATGGCATTTGG AACGTGTATTCTACGAAACCAATCGACAAAGAAGTATTCAGCACTGCACGCAGCAGCATATCAACATCCCAATCATCACGAAGCAGCACAATCAGGCATCTAGTAGCAGCATAACCATGCGAACAAGCGTGGTATTACGCATCACCGTCAGGACGCGGTACAAAATCGGTATCATCGAGCAGCAGTACAGTGTTTCGATCTAA